From a region of the Megalops cyprinoides isolate fMegCyp1 chromosome 13, fMegCyp1.pri, whole genome shotgun sequence genome:
- the pde8a gene encoding high affinity cAMP-specific and IBMX-insensitive 3',5'-cyclic phosphodiesterase 8A isoform X2, giving the protein MEEQNLIHDFEEDWVKNGPQHKATFKEVQFGPMRLYEDQLQVLLVFAKEDSQSNGFCWACEKANYRCSVARTPESALECFLEKHHDIIIIDHRHSRYFDAEALCRSIRAVNSSENTVMVAVVKRPDREEGSVMPLISAGFNRRYFENANMMACYNELLLLEHGEVRAQFKLRACNAIFTALEQSQEAIEITSEDQVIQYVNPAYEYTMGYQRGELIGKEIIEVPKSERNKPDLLETINSCIRKGKEWQGIYYAKKKNGDSVQQNVKITPVTGQGGKIRHYVSINRPLNDNNKSDKSSDRVQAESQTDMQSSKHKDRRKGSLDVRSTTSRGSDGSSQRRHSSMARIHSMTIEAPITKVINIINAAQESSPMPVAEALDRVLEILRTTELYSPQLGTKEEDPHTNDLVGGLMTDGLRRLSGNEYIFATKQLHHIPSHLITPLSLNDIPPRVAQTMENEDSWDFDIFNLEAATMKRPLVYLGLKVFSRFGVCEFLNCPEAVLRSWLQVIEANYHASNSYHNSSHAADVLHATAYFLCKERVKQSLDPIDEVAALIAATVHDVDHPGRTNSFLCNAGSELAILYNDTAVLESHHAALAFQLTTRDDKCNIFKNMERNEYRTLRQAIIDMVLATEMTKHFEHVNKFVNSINKPLAALEENGGNGDEEAAKSILTSPENRILVKRMLIKCADISNPCRPLELCIEWAGRISEEYFAQTDEEKRQGLPVVMPVFDRNTCSIPKSQISFIDYFITDMFDAWDAFADLPNLMQHLDNNFKYWKGLDERKLHSLRPPPE; this is encoded by the exons GCCACGTTTAAAGAGGTGCAGTTTGGACCAATGAGGCTATACGAAGATCAGCTTCAG GTACTCTTAGTATTTGCCAAAGAAGATAGCCAGAGCAATGGCTTCTGTTGGGCCTGTGAGAAAGCCAACTACAGGTGTAGCGTTGCCAGAACCCCTGAGTCTGCACTGGAGTGCTTCCTGGAAAAGCaccatgacatcatcatcatcgatCACAGGCATTCCAGATACTTTGATGCAGAAGCATTATGCCG GTCAATTAGAGCAGTGAACTCTTCGGAAAACACTGTGATGGTCGCCGTGGTGAAAAG GCCAGACCGGGAGGAAGGGTCGGTGATGCCTCTGATCTCCGCTGGATTCAACcgg agatattttgaaaatgccaaCATGATGGCCTGCTACAATGAGCTTCTCCTGCTGGAGCATGGAGAAGTGCGGGCGCAGTTCAAACTGAG AGCATGCAATGCTATTTTCACTGCACTGGAACAAAGTCAAGAGGCCATCGAGATCACAAGTGAAGATCAAGTGATTCAG TATGTGAACCCTGCCTACGAGTACACCATGGGATACCAGCGAGGCGAGCTGATCGGGAAGGAGATCATCGAAGTGCCTAAGAGTGAGAGGAATAAGCCGGATCTACTCGAAACCATAAACTCCTGCATTCGGAAAGGAAAG GAATGGCAGGGGATTTATTATGCCAAAAAGAAGAATGGAGATAGTGTCCAGCAAAATGTGAAGATCACACCTGTGACTGGACAAGGAGG aaaaatcagACACTATGTGTCTATTAACAGGCCTTTAAACGATAATAATAAG TCTGACAAGTCCAGCGATCGCGTTCAAGCAGAATCTCAAACAG ACATGCAGTCGTCCAAACAtaaagacagaaggaaaggcTCTCTGGATGTCAGATCAACCACTTCCCGAGGGAGTGATG GCAGTTCCCAGAGAAGGCACTCCTCAATGGCCAGGATCCACTCCATGACCATTGAAGCTCCTATAACCAAG GTGATAAACATCATCAATGCCGCTCAGGAGAGCAGCCCGATGCCCGTGGCGGAGGCCCTGGACCGCGTGCTGGAGATCCTGCGTACCACAGAGCTCTACTCCCCCCAGCTCGGGACCAAAGAGGAGGACCCCCACACCAACGACCTGGTCGGGGGGCTGATGACC GATGGCTTGCGGAGATTATCAGGGAACGAATACATCTTCGCGACAAAAC AGCTTCACCATATTCCCAGCCATCTGATCACCCCGCTCTCGCTCAACGACATCCCCCCAAGGGTGGCGCAGACCATGGAGAACGAGGACTCCTGGGACTTCGACATCTTCAACCTGGAGGCTGCCACCATGAAGCG GCCCCTGGTGTATTTGGGCCTGAAGGTTTTTTCACGCTTTGGGGTGTGCGAGTTCCTCAACTGCCCCGAAGCCGTGCTGAGGTCGTGGCTACAGGTGATCGAGGCCAATTACCACGCGAGCAACTCCTACCACAACTCCAGCCACGCCGCCGACGTGCTGCACGCCACGGCCTACTTCCTCTGCAAGGAGAGGGTAAAG CAAAGCCTGGACCCCATCGACGAGGTGGCCGCCCTGATCGCCGCCACGGTGCACGACGTCGACCACCCGGGCCGCACCAACTCCTTTCTGTGCAACGCGGGCAGCGAGCTGGCCATCCTCTACAACGACACCGCCGTGCTGGAGAGCCACCACGCCGCCCTGGCCTTCCAGCTCACCACCCGCGACGACAAGTGCAACATCTTCAAGAACATGGAGAG GAATGAGTATCGCACCCTCCGTCAAGCCATCATTGACATGGTCCTGGCCACAGAGATGACTAAGCATTTTGAACACGTCAACAAGTTTGTGAACAGCATCAACAAGCCCCTGGCTGCTCTGGAGGAGAACGGG GGCAACGGGGATGAGGAAGCTGCCAAAAGCATTTTGACCTCACCGGAGAATCGAATTCTTGTCAAACGCATGCTGATCAAGTGCGCCGACATCTCCAACCCTTGCAGACCACTGGAGCTGTGCATCGAGTGGGCGGGTCGCATTTCAGAAGAATATTTTGCACAG ACCGACGAGGAGAAGAGACAGGGCCTGCCCGTGGTGATGCCTGTCTTCGACAGGAACACCTGTAGCATTCCCAAGTCCCAGATTTCCTTTATTGACTACTTCATCACGGATATGTTCGATGCCTGGGACG CATTCGCGGACCTGCCAAACCTCATGCAGCATCTGGACAACAACTTTAAGTATTGGAAGGGGCTGGACGAGCGCAAGTTGCACAGCTTGAGGCCACCCCCGGAGTAG
- the pde8a gene encoding high affinity cAMP-specific and IBMX-insensitive 3',5'-cyclic phosphodiesterase 8A isoform X1 codes for MGCASSIHISDRVVYHSGKESEDSHSPQQTNTTQQSQQQGNPAPGLPIKPSSYKATFKEVQFGPMRLYEDQLQVLLVFAKEDSQSNGFCWACEKANYRCSVARTPESALECFLEKHHDIIIIDHRHSRYFDAEALCRSIRAVNSSENTVMVAVVKRPDREEGSVMPLISAGFNRRYFENANMMACYNELLLLEHGEVRAQFKLRACNAIFTALEQSQEAIEITSEDQVIQYVNPAYEYTMGYQRGELIGKEIIEVPKSERNKPDLLETINSCIRKGKEWQGIYYAKKKNGDSVQQNVKITPVTGQGGKIRHYVSINRPLNDNNKSDKSSDRVQAESQTDMQSSKHKDRRKGSLDVRSTTSRGSDGSSQRRHSSMARIHSMTIEAPITKVINIINAAQESSPMPVAEALDRVLEILRTTELYSPQLGTKEEDPHTNDLVGGLMTDGLRRLSGNEYIFATKQLHHIPSHLITPLSLNDIPPRVAQTMENEDSWDFDIFNLEAATMKRPLVYLGLKVFSRFGVCEFLNCPEAVLRSWLQVIEANYHASNSYHNSSHAADVLHATAYFLCKERVKQSLDPIDEVAALIAATVHDVDHPGRTNSFLCNAGSELAILYNDTAVLESHHAALAFQLTTRDDKCNIFKNMERNEYRTLRQAIIDMVLATEMTKHFEHVNKFVNSINKPLAALEENGGNGDEEAAKSILTSPENRILVKRMLIKCADISNPCRPLELCIEWAGRISEEYFAQTDEEKRQGLPVVMPVFDRNTCSIPKSQISFIDYFITDMFDAWDAFADLPNLMQHLDNNFKYWKGLDERKLHSLRPPPE; via the exons GCCACGTTTAAAGAGGTGCAGTTTGGACCAATGAGGCTATACGAAGATCAGCTTCAG GTACTCTTAGTATTTGCCAAAGAAGATAGCCAGAGCAATGGCTTCTGTTGGGCCTGTGAGAAAGCCAACTACAGGTGTAGCGTTGCCAGAACCCCTGAGTCTGCACTGGAGTGCTTCCTGGAAAAGCaccatgacatcatcatcatcgatCACAGGCATTCCAGATACTTTGATGCAGAAGCATTATGCCG GTCAATTAGAGCAGTGAACTCTTCGGAAAACACTGTGATGGTCGCCGTGGTGAAAAG GCCAGACCGGGAGGAAGGGTCGGTGATGCCTCTGATCTCCGCTGGATTCAACcgg agatattttgaaaatgccaaCATGATGGCCTGCTACAATGAGCTTCTCCTGCTGGAGCATGGAGAAGTGCGGGCGCAGTTCAAACTGAG AGCATGCAATGCTATTTTCACTGCACTGGAACAAAGTCAAGAGGCCATCGAGATCACAAGTGAAGATCAAGTGATTCAG TATGTGAACCCTGCCTACGAGTACACCATGGGATACCAGCGAGGCGAGCTGATCGGGAAGGAGATCATCGAAGTGCCTAAGAGTGAGAGGAATAAGCCGGATCTACTCGAAACCATAAACTCCTGCATTCGGAAAGGAAAG GAATGGCAGGGGATTTATTATGCCAAAAAGAAGAATGGAGATAGTGTCCAGCAAAATGTGAAGATCACACCTGTGACTGGACAAGGAGG aaaaatcagACACTATGTGTCTATTAACAGGCCTTTAAACGATAATAATAAG TCTGACAAGTCCAGCGATCGCGTTCAAGCAGAATCTCAAACAG ACATGCAGTCGTCCAAACAtaaagacagaaggaaaggcTCTCTGGATGTCAGATCAACCACTTCCCGAGGGAGTGATG GCAGTTCCCAGAGAAGGCACTCCTCAATGGCCAGGATCCACTCCATGACCATTGAAGCTCCTATAACCAAG GTGATAAACATCATCAATGCCGCTCAGGAGAGCAGCCCGATGCCCGTGGCGGAGGCCCTGGACCGCGTGCTGGAGATCCTGCGTACCACAGAGCTCTACTCCCCCCAGCTCGGGACCAAAGAGGAGGACCCCCACACCAACGACCTGGTCGGGGGGCTGATGACC GATGGCTTGCGGAGATTATCAGGGAACGAATACATCTTCGCGACAAAAC AGCTTCACCATATTCCCAGCCATCTGATCACCCCGCTCTCGCTCAACGACATCCCCCCAAGGGTGGCGCAGACCATGGAGAACGAGGACTCCTGGGACTTCGACATCTTCAACCTGGAGGCTGCCACCATGAAGCG GCCCCTGGTGTATTTGGGCCTGAAGGTTTTTTCACGCTTTGGGGTGTGCGAGTTCCTCAACTGCCCCGAAGCCGTGCTGAGGTCGTGGCTACAGGTGATCGAGGCCAATTACCACGCGAGCAACTCCTACCACAACTCCAGCCACGCCGCCGACGTGCTGCACGCCACGGCCTACTTCCTCTGCAAGGAGAGGGTAAAG CAAAGCCTGGACCCCATCGACGAGGTGGCCGCCCTGATCGCCGCCACGGTGCACGACGTCGACCACCCGGGCCGCACCAACTCCTTTCTGTGCAACGCGGGCAGCGAGCTGGCCATCCTCTACAACGACACCGCCGTGCTGGAGAGCCACCACGCCGCCCTGGCCTTCCAGCTCACCACCCGCGACGACAAGTGCAACATCTTCAAGAACATGGAGAG GAATGAGTATCGCACCCTCCGTCAAGCCATCATTGACATGGTCCTGGCCACAGAGATGACTAAGCATTTTGAACACGTCAACAAGTTTGTGAACAGCATCAACAAGCCCCTGGCTGCTCTGGAGGAGAACGGG GGCAACGGGGATGAGGAAGCTGCCAAAAGCATTTTGACCTCACCGGAGAATCGAATTCTTGTCAAACGCATGCTGATCAAGTGCGCCGACATCTCCAACCCTTGCAGACCACTGGAGCTGTGCATCGAGTGGGCGGGTCGCATTTCAGAAGAATATTTTGCACAG ACCGACGAGGAGAAGAGACAGGGCCTGCCCGTGGTGATGCCTGTCTTCGACAGGAACACCTGTAGCATTCCCAAGTCCCAGATTTCCTTTATTGACTACTTCATCACGGATATGTTCGATGCCTGGGACG CATTCGCGGACCTGCCAAACCTCATGCAGCATCTGGACAACAACTTTAAGTATTGGAAGGGGCTGGACGAGCGCAAGTTGCACAGCTTGAGGCCACCCCCGGAGTAG